DNA sequence from the Coffea arabica cultivar ET-39 chromosome 11c, Coffea Arabica ET-39 HiFi, whole genome shotgun sequence genome:
TTACCAGCAACTAGGAAGTGCAATGTATTGATGGCATGTGTACTTTCTGCTATCAGGTCTCTGCATCAAAGGTCCTGCAGGAAACTTGCAACTATATCAGGAGCTTGCACAGAGAAGTCGATGACTTGAGTGATCGATTGTCAGAACTGTTAGAGTCAACAGACAGTGACAGTGCTCAAGCAGCAATAATTAGAAGCCTACTAATGTGATAGAATAATCCTTCTAATATTAGGCGATATTCCTTTCTTGTACTAGTATTTCCGTCTTCATTATCCTACTAGGGTTTGGTCACTCTGGGCCAACCGACATAGCAGTttgatgatatatatatatatatatatatatatatatagatctGCTAATATTTATCCACTATTTAGCAGCATCTAGTTATCTACTCTTCTTGGGTAGCTTTGCATGGACCAGCTATAATAAAATGAATGCTTGCTcccaaattttgatttcttaattTAAGTTCTGTTGTTGCATTTTTCTGCACTTCATATTTGTGTAACGCATGCTCATTTTTTTATGATGACTGCGAGGCTGTCCGTTGCTCATAATTGTGCTGTATGTATGCTGTACTTCCTCAAAGGGTAGGTAATTATGTGCTTCTTCTACTGTTACATTTGCTTTACGAGGAATTCAAGGCCTCACAAGTTTAAGTTGTATCTAATTCAAACCCGTTCATGTTATTCTTATTGCATCTCATTGTTACATCAACTTAAATATATAAATGAACAAATTCAAATGTATACTTAAATTGTTTGAacttacataaaaaaaaaaaaaaaattgtcaaaattaCATCAATCGGTTTGAAGTCGAGAAAACTCCGCACGCAAGGACCCCGATCTTGAGCTACTATGGTCTTTTTCATACTATTGACAAAATCAACTAAGACATATCTTTTCGCAGTTTCCTCCTACTGATGGATCTTTGTAGCAAGATTTTTCGGGATTCAAATCCTTGAGGTTTccaagggaaaggaaaaagtagaaaaactcGTAGCCCACATATATAGTGTGTATATGCTTAAACAAAATGCAATTGATTTCATGGATTTTTCGAAGTAAACAAGTTGACACGCGAAGAGACTTAAGTACAAATAACCTGCAGCATCTTGAAGTTTAAAGGATCTGATGATCCTACATTTAGTTTAGTTGACCACATGCAGGCAAATATAAGGTATCCATGAAAATGCGATGGCCTAGGCTAGGCGACGTCGTTTATTCAGAGCACGTCAAACACAGGAGAAGTTAATCCTTCCTTGGCATGCTACCATGAAACAAATTGAATGAAGTATATATAGTACTACTATAgtattatatatatagtaaTTAGAAATGATTGATTAGTGAACGTGGAAACTTAGAATGAATTCATAGACACAGGTTGGTGAGTTGGTCGCCTTTTACTGCGCGGTCATCCAAGACTGTGttgccctttttttttagtaattatATGCATTAATAATTCGGTTAAACTTAATTACTATTCTTTTCATCTCCAGAGTTCCTCATACTTGGaacaataaaatatgcaaaaacAGTAAACCGACCAAATCtttttttgttcttcaaatatTTGCCTAGTATTGACTCTGGATTCATAGACTCGCTCTCGTAGCCCTGTAGGCCGAAGCTGTTTAAGTCAATTGTTGTTGTTGGAGTTGGACGCATGCGTTTTCGAGTATTCATTGgtcaaagtttgtgattttctTCCCAAAAGGTTAAAATGAGGATTACAAATACGCCATACAAGAGAAGTTTTTGAACATATTTTGTACCTGCGTTAAGCACATAGGGCTCCTTCAACTAAATTTCTCCCAAAGAAAAAGAGGTGCCAGTAATTAAGTATCTCCTCGAGTAGCGGACATGCATAATCTGGTCTGCGATTTTGCACTAGTGTTTTATGTTGAAGTCGGTCTCTTTTTTCGAGGGTTGCATTAGATGATAAGGCGAGAAAGATTGTAAATACGGGATTCTGTACTCAAAGGCCTTTtttatttaaacaaaaaaaaaaaaaaaaaaaaaagagatcgaAGTCCTTCTCTTTTCTAGCTCACATGGTACCACAAATCTGGATAAATtgctgatatatatatatttttttacatCGCTTGTCAGTTGCCACATGGTAAAAATTAATCGATCTCATAGCtagcaaaaagggaaaaaaattgtaaaaagaaagaagtgagtactgccctttttttttttttttgaaaaaaaaatctctctGAAATAACATGCCTTCTTGGTCTCCATAATAAAagatttttttatcaattaaCAAAAGCCTATTAAATAATAGGTCTCCCACTTAAGCCAATACAAGTTATTTTCCAATCCAGCTGGAAGAGAAACACTCCTGTAACATGCGAGCCCAATCCTCTGGTATCAGTGGAAGGCCCAAAATACATTATCTGGGTTTTTCCGGTGGATTCGTGTTCAGTCGTGCATGGGTCCATTACAATCTCAGGTGCACTTTTAAGAGTTCCCCTTCCGCCCAAGTCTGACCCCCATATTTCGGTCACACTTTGTTGTGAAAGTCAACATATATTCCATTAATAAAAGAATTTTCTACTCCTGCATTAATAAAAGTTGTCCCTTTTCTTTGTCTTCATATGCCGTTTTTGTCACCCGTACTTTTCTGCTACTTTATTAATAGaagttctccttttttttttttttttttataattatttccCTAACCAGTGAGTCAAGATTCTCCTTAACCACAACTATGGCACAATTCACAAAaattcttttctgtttaatGCATGTGTTAATTTGTTATCTTCAACCaataaatattcttttgaaTCAACATCATGTCTTCAATTTATAAGCGTTAATAATTGACACAAGTTGGTGCTATATTGGTTGATAATCCAATCACACTAGAATTCAATTACAATCAGCTTCTCAAGTTTCTAGATTTAGCTCCGTAAGCCTAAAAATGGTTTGAGACTAATATATAGAAACCAAACTATTTGAGTATGTACTCGATCTTAAGATGTTTtgccaaaaaatagaaaaaaggggaaaaaaaaaaagagcatgtATTCTGAGCTTTATGCTAAACTTGAACATAAGTGGAAActcaataaaaaatgaaattaaattgaAAATGATAATTTGATGTTACTTTATATCCTTAATAAAAAGGATGTCTACATTTGGTATCAATTTCTAATagagcacctttttttttttttttttttttttttaaaatttaagctATAGAAGTACATTAATGGGAATTTTCCTTTTGATCTTCacatttcctctttttttttttttttccttcggACGTCATAGTGTTTATTTATCACATAAGCATTACGAAACCATAAGCCTCGGCGGTCACTAACTCAGCATGCCAGTAGCCAGCCTATATAATGAACGTAAAATCAAACAGTCAGTTTCTTTTTTTATTCAGTTCTCGAAGCTTCTCTTCTTTCTCAATCAACCGAATTCACACACCAGCTCTCTTCTCCAGACATCGTTCTTCTTTTACGATTAAAGCAAAGGTACGTCATAGATGATTTCTATGTAAAGATACTGAATTTAGGTTAATTGTTCAAAttttttggtttgattaaaatttaCATCTTATTGGTTCGTGAGTTCTAGGGCAATTACCCGGTATGCTGGTTATTATAGGATATTGGAGTTAAACCTAGTTCAAAATATTGTAGAATTTTGATCATTATGATGTTTTCTGGCTGGTGTAAAGCGCGAAGAATTGCGTACTCGAACTCCATCCATGGTGAATGTAAAACCCTTAGATCAATTTAGCctgattcctttttttttttctttttcttttttaactttgtcTATGCAAAGAGAGTAATTggaatattattattgttaaaaaatgcaaaaaaggacaaaaaagaTGAAAGATTCTGTTTTGGCATCCGTACACATCTGTCGAATAAATCAGGAGTTGAATTACTCTAGTTCTCGTGAAGAATTCTGGAGAGCTAATTGGAACTCTACGGATTGTCCATTCAACATAAATTTCCAAGCTTCAACTATTACATATTGTTTTGGATGGGTTTTGGTTAAGTTGAGGAATGGTTTTGGTCGACCAATCGTCAGTATGATCTCTCTCTTTCTGATTAAATGATTCATAAGCAACTTATTATGATGTTTGCCAGGTTTTGTCCGTAAGCAAGCGGCCTGTTGTTAccgtggatttttttttttttggggtatgtAGTGAAAAGTGATTTTAgttttcaataaaatttttgaactttgaTAAGTTAGTGCATTTCATAACTTTCATCCATCTCATTATGGGACCAGATTATGAATCTGTACCATGATATATACTACTTGTTTAATAAAAGAATGGTTGTGCTGGCCTCGGTCATTTGTTTTGACCAAATATTCTGTAAAAATGTTTTGCTTTAATTAGTTTTTGTAGGATTCAGttgtttgtttcttttctctGTGTCAGCAGTTCTGCTGAATAAGCATGAATCCTGGTGATTATACAGCAGAGGTAACTGGTCTATCACCAAATGCAACAGAGAAGGATGTCCATGATTTCTTTGCTTTCTGTGGGGCAATTGAACATGTTGAGATTGTCAGGTAGCCTATGATTAGTTTAGTCCGTTTTTGAAGTAATCACCTTTAGCTCTTTCTGCTGCATGTGTGTATGTGAccttgtttatttttcttttctttgtctcAGCATAAATGGCCTGTGAATAGACTTGAGCAGTTTTGTCTACAGaatttttttctcctttatGGTAGCACTTCTATCTTTCAGTATACTTATAAATTAGCTTCTTTTCATGGTGCTAAGCTAATCACTTCCAATACATGCGATGTAGGATATTCTGAAAAGGCTTGTTGTTAGAAGGAAAAACCATAGTTATTATGTTGGTCTGGGTTGTGCTTGACCTTTAGATGAGATGAAGATTATCTTCAGTAGATCGTAAACTCATTTGATGATTTCTATATGTCTTAATCATTATGTTTGTTTACTTTATTCAGATCCTATAGATGGTTTCTTTCCAATTAATTACCACAAAAGTTACTGTTGCCTTTAATAATAGCAATCCTTGATTTTTTGTATGCAGAGCTGGTGAGTATGCGTGCACGGCCTATGTAACATTTAAAAATCCTCATGCTCTGGAGACAGCAGTCCTGCTCAGTGTAAGCTCTGTTTGTTACTAGATTTCTGGAATACTTGCAGGTGTTTATGGATGGGGTATCATATTAATGTCCTTCACTACCTGTTTGCTTGTTCATCTTTGTACATTTCCATTCTCTTCATTCTTCTAGGTCTCTTGTGCTTGTGCCACTGTAAGTGTTTAATTGTTCTCCAATTTCCAGTAACTCTGTAAATGTCTCTCCTTGAAGAACTGTGTCTTAAGTCCTGCTGAATACTGTGAGTTAAGGGTTACAATAACTTTTGAAGATCAATCTAGTATGAAAGCAATTTAATGTTGAACCAATTCCACCATTTTTTGTCACAGTTAATACAAGTTCTGTGTACTTTTTCTGGAAAGATAAAGAAT
Encoded proteins:
- the LOC113715520 gene encoding transcription factor PRE6; translated protein: MSSRRSRSRQSGASRITDDQIADLVTKLQQLIPELRRRRSDKVSASKVLQETCNYIRSLHREVDDLSDRLSELLESTDSDSAQAAIIRSLLM